Proteins encoded by one window of Filimonas effusa:
- a CDS encoding PspC domain-containing protein — protein MRKIININFQGRVIPIEETAYDILKQYIESLRRFFANEEGRDEIINDIEGRIAELFGETLSKGAPCITDEKVHDVINSIGRPEDFDDQENHVKEQLKDEGARHKQHDTNASQSGTRRLYRDGDDKILGGVCAGIANYFRIDPAIIRLLFAVVTLGGLGSGLLLYILLWAVIPVKKLDQSIIRKRLFRNPEDKVVAGVASGVAAYFDVAVWVPRLIFAFPLLITVVASIWRNLFWDHFFVPTSIVFSSFGGTFFLVYAILWMMIPEASSASEKLEMKGEKVDLNSIKNTIQEDLGAFRQKAEKWGEEFKTRAEEWSNEFGTTFQQKGKQFSQEVSYAGKNTGGRIAHAIGVLIKAFFLIIAGIISFSLLMGLIGLLAGGVGFAPLANFFLDGIWQKSLAIATVILFVAVPVIFLLIWFVRRMVGIRSSRKSYLGIIAGGLWTLGWICAFILGTLMLRNFRSRNGVAEQLSISQPSTGKLIVTAKVNNTNVYGSDWFDSDRSSGFPFISRDSFFLDNIRIWVVKSQDSLFHLETVKFSRGSSQEYAKQVAEKISFSPLGQQDSVLTLPDGITITSKEQFRNQQVLVKIAVPQGKRIFLDASIDHYDWFSLRKNGDWEEHYEPRVGIEYIMTEKGLRTIKEAWDEAHPSDREKEKESLKELKRREREFIDDQKEKERALRDSIRELEKRTRKIGATFNVQQRKAAAQLSRNMVTFLPNPSGLLWMRFGF, from the coding sequence ATGAGAAAGATTATAAACATTAACTTCCAGGGCAGGGTCATCCCCATCGAAGAAACTGCCTACGATATATTAAAACAGTACATCGAAAGCCTGCGCCGCTTTTTCGCTAATGAAGAAGGACGCGATGAGATCATCAACGATATCGAAGGCCGTATCGCCGAACTGTTTGGCGAAACGCTGTCAAAAGGTGCCCCCTGCATCACCGACGAAAAGGTCCACGATGTCATCAACAGCATCGGACGCCCCGAAGATTTCGACGACCAGGAAAACCATGTTAAAGAACAACTGAAAGACGAAGGCGCCCGTCATAAACAACACGATACCAACGCCTCACAATCAGGCACACGCCGCTTGTACCGCGATGGCGACGATAAGATCCTCGGCGGCGTCTGCGCAGGTATTGCCAACTATTTCAGGATCGACCCCGCTATTATCCGCCTGCTCTTTGCAGTGGTAACGCTCGGCGGATTAGGATCTGGATTACTGCTGTATATCTTATTATGGGCCGTGATTCCCGTAAAAAAACTCGACCAGTCCATTATCCGCAAACGCTTGTTCCGTAACCCCGAAGACAAGGTAGTAGCAGGTGTGGCCAGTGGCGTAGCCGCTTATTTCGACGTGGCTGTTTGGGTCCCCCGTCTCATCTTCGCTTTCCCGCTGCTCATCACAGTCGTGGCGTCAATATGGCGTAACCTCTTCTGGGATCATTTCTTCGTACCCACCTCTATCGTATTCAGCTCTTTCGGAGGCACTTTCTTCCTCGTATATGCCATCCTCTGGATGATGATCCCCGAAGCAAGCTCCGCAAGCGAAAAACTCGAAATGAAAGGAGAAAAGGTAGACCTCAACTCCATTAAGAACACCATCCAGGAAGACCTCGGCGCCTTTCGCCAGAAAGCAGAAAAATGGGGGGAAGAATTTAAAACGCGCGCCGAAGAATGGAGCAATGAATTCGGCACCACATTTCAGCAAAAAGGCAAACAGTTTTCACAGGAAGTAAGTTATGCAGGCAAAAATACCGGCGGCCGTATCGCCCACGCCATCGGGGTGCTCATTAAAGCGTTCTTCCTCATCATTGCAGGCATCATTTCGTTTTCCCTGCTCATGGGCCTAATAGGCCTGCTGGCCGGAGGCGTTGGCTTCGCTCCGCTGGCAAACTTCTTCCTCGACGGTATCTGGCAAAAATCACTCGCCATAGCTACGGTTATATTGTTTGTTGCTGTTCCCGTGATCTTTTTACTGATCTGGTTTGTACGACGTATGGTAGGCATTCGCTCTTCCAGGAAATCTTACCTGGGCATCATCGCAGGAGGCTTATGGACACTGGGCTGGATCTGCGCCTTTATTCTCGGAACGCTCATGTTGCGCAACTTCCGCAGCCGTAACGGAGTCGCCGAACAACTCTCCATCAGCCAGCCTTCTACAGGAAAACTCATAGTAACCGCCAAAGTAAATAACACCAACGTTTACGGCAGCGACTGGTTCGATAGCGATAGGTCCAGTGGTTTCCCTTTCATCAGCCGCGACAGCTTTTTCCTCGATAATATAAGGATCTGGGTAGTCAAAAGCCAGGACTCTCTGTTCCATCTCGAAACTGTCAAGTTTAGCCGCGGCTCCTCTCAGGAATATGCAAAACAGGTCGCAGAAAAGATCAGCTTCAGCCCCTTGGGCCAGCAGGATTCTGTCCTTACCCTGCCCGATGGTATTACCATCACCAGTAAAGAACAGTTCCGTAACCAGCAGGTGCTTGTTAAAATAGCTGTTCCCCAGGGAAAACGTATCTTCCTCGATGCTTCTATCGATCACTACGACTGGTTTAGCCTTAGAAAGAACGGCGACTGGGAAGAACACTACGAACCTCGTGTCGGCATAGAATATATCATGACCGAAAAAGGACTTAGAACGATAAAAGAAGCCTGGGACGAAGCACACCCTTCCGACCGTGAAAAAGAAAAAGAGAGCCTGAAAGAACTTAAACGCAGGGAAAGAGAATTCATAGACGATCAAAAAGAAAAGGAACGCGCACTCCGCGATAGCATCCGTGAACTGGAAAAAAGAACCCGGAAGATCGGCGCAACTTTTAACGTGCAGCAGCGCAAGGCTGCTGCACAGCTAAGCCGCAACATGGTTACTTTTCTCCCCAATCCTTCAGGATTATTGTGGATGAGGTTCGGCTTCTAG
- a CDS encoding PadR family transcriptional regulator — protein MDIQNTQSQMRKGVLEFCILSIIRQGEAYPSDIVEKMKFANLHILEGTLYPLLTRLKNADFLTYRWVESASGPPRKYFCMTEKGLQFYAELERTWKELADAVHALTQPLEPTNENI, from the coding sequence ATGGACATACAGAATACACAGAGCCAGATGAGAAAAGGGGTATTGGAGTTTTGCATTCTTTCCATCATTCGCCAGGGGGAAGCCTACCCCAGCGATATCGTAGAAAAAATGAAATTCGCCAACTTACATATATTGGAAGGAACTCTTTACCCGCTCCTTACCCGATTGAAAAATGCAGATTTCCTTACCTACCGCTGGGTCGAAAGCGCTTCCGGTCCACCACGTAAGTACTTCTGCATGACAGAAAAAGGACTTCAGTTCTACGCCGAACTCGAACGTACCTGGAAAGAACTGGCCGACGCCGTTCACGCACTCACGCAACCATTAGAACCAACCAACGAAAACATATAA
- a CDS encoding PAS domain-containing hybrid sensor histidine kinase/response regulator produces MRSITRFVSRLLGIERKAAAATAHGLAQVFDFLAKEISVPRQNEQLIAVARRAGEKHAAALLPDYFLLERYLTNLDPEQKYTQQSLREVLRQRFEWLTKDPYFSVLFLHDPGKKQQQAVYFIRRCLAKATDNFGFSGGGLFEQMGKELELLELEIASEAVLKKMEVLSIQIYHYIVANFGEAIGDRIFNQSYEETARIYKELEVFHSLISILPQKLVGFAQLNQLTHVQVRQALIEKVSEIKDLNNQLSQKMLETEMARSQAGQTGAMLENVVASSLDAIISMNEMGIITAWNMAAETIFGYTQREAIGQSMAGLIIPIRYREQHERGLRHFLETHRSHILNQRLEMEAQRSNGVIFPVELTITAIEHKGRYSFNGFLRDISDRKQREHELQQTKEQAEKAAQAKTEFLSVMSHEIRTPLSAIIGFTHLLLSKSPRPDQKHFLDPIKKSGEDLLAIVNNILDINKLEAGALELEKENFNLKELLQDLCETFLPATTSGHKQIALFLEYDVRLPLEVSGDQARLSQLLRNLVSNAIKFTEKGWVKLIVTLVRETAQYAEIAFAVKDTGIGIAEDKRELVFNVFTQAQSDTTRKYGGTGLGLFISRRIVQLMGGDIKLETMLHQGSTFSFVLQMRHATASGSTMPADEHYDKGQDFTGRHILMAEDNSFNVMVAQEFIESWGGEITIAANGQEAIELCMHHEYDLILMDLQMPVMDGFASTREIRKFNLQIPIIALTASPIDEVVGQVWGSGMNDYVSKPFVPEQLYNKLKQYLPDRSQTK; encoded by the coding sequence ATGAGGTCGATCACTCGTTTTGTATCGCGGCTCTTAGGTATTGAGCGGAAAGCGGCGGCGGCGACGGCTCATGGTCTTGCGCAGGTGTTTGATTTTCTTGCGAAGGAGATATCTGTGCCCCGGCAGAATGAGCAACTGATAGCGGTTGCGCGGCGGGCGGGCGAGAAGCATGCGGCAGCTCTTTTACCAGACTATTTTCTACTGGAGCGATACCTTACGAATCTTGATCCGGAGCAGAAGTATACCCAGCAAAGTTTGAGAGAAGTTTTACGGCAGCGTTTTGAATGGCTGACGAAGGATCCCTATTTCAGTGTGTTGTTTCTTCACGATCCGGGCAAGAAACAGCAGCAGGCGGTTTATTTCATTCGTCGTTGTCTTGCGAAGGCAACGGATAATTTCGGGTTTTCGGGCGGTGGGTTGTTTGAGCAAATGGGCAAAGAGCTGGAGCTTCTTGAGCTGGAGATTGCATCGGAGGCAGTGTTGAAGAAAATGGAGGTACTTTCTATCCAGATCTATCATTATATCGTAGCCAATTTTGGTGAAGCCATTGGTGACAGGATCTTTAACCAGTCGTATGAAGAAACCGCCCGGATTTATAAGGAGCTGGAGGTATTTCATTCGCTGATATCGATACTTCCGCAGAAGCTGGTGGGTTTTGCCCAGTTAAATCAATTGACGCATGTTCAGGTAAGGCAGGCGCTGATCGAGAAAGTTTCGGAGATAAAAGACCTTAACAACCAGCTTTCGCAAAAGATGCTGGAGACCGAGATGGCGCGGAGCCAGGCGGGGCAAACGGGTGCGATGCTGGAGAACGTAGTTGCCAGTTCGCTCGACGCCATTATATCGATGAACGAAATGGGGATCATCACGGCCTGGAATATGGCTGCCGAGACTATTTTCGGATATACGCAGCGGGAGGCTATCGGGCAAAGCATGGCGGGGCTGATCATACCTATTCGTTACAGGGAGCAGCATGAGCGTGGGTTACGGCATTTCCTGGAAACCCACCGGAGCCATATTCTCAACCAGCGTTTGGAAATGGAGGCGCAGCGCAGCAATGGCGTTATTTTCCCGGTGGAGTTAACTATTACTGCTATCGAGCATAAGGGGAGATATTCTTTCAATGGTTTTTTGCGTGACATATCGGACCGGAAGCAGCGTGAGCATGAGCTGCAACAAACCAAAGAGCAGGCGGAGAAAGCTGCACAGGCGAAAACGGAATTCCTAAGCGTGATGAGTCACGAGATAAGAACGCCGCTGAGTGCTATTATAGGTTTCACGCATCTGCTGCTGAGCAAGTCGCCGCGCCCTGATCAGAAACATTTTCTTGATCCTATTAAGAAAAGCGGGGAAGACCTGCTGGCTATTGTAAATAATATATTGGATATCAATAAGCTTGAGGCGGGCGCCCTGGAGTTGGAGAAGGAGAATTTCAACCTGAAGGAACTATTGCAGGATCTGTGTGAAACGTTTCTACCTGCTACAACTTCGGGGCATAAGCAGATAGCTCTTTTCCTGGAATACGATGTGCGTTTGCCGCTGGAAGTTAGCGGCGACCAGGCGCGGCTGTCGCAGCTGCTTCGTAACCTGGTGAGCAATGCGATCAAGTTTACCGAAAAGGGGTGGGTAAAACTTATTGTGACGCTGGTGCGGGAAACTGCGCAATATGCGGAAATAGCTTTTGCCGTAAAAGATACCGGGATTGGTATTGCCGAGGATAAGCGGGAGCTGGTCTTCAATGTATTTACCCAGGCGCAAAGCGATACGACGCGTAAATACGGCGGTACTGGTCTTGGCCTTTTCATTTCGCGGCGTATTGTGCAACTGATGGGTGGTGATATCAAACTTGAAACCATGCTCCACCAGGGTTCTACTTTTTCTTTTGTATTACAGATGCGTCATGCTACAGCATCGGGCTCGACGATGCCTGCTGATGAGCATTATGATAAGGGGCAGGATTTTACGGGCCGGCATATTCTTATGGCGGAGGATAATTCCTTCAATGTAATGGTGGCACAGGAGTTTATTGAAAGCTGGGGTGGGGAGATCACTATTGCTGCGAACGGGCAGGAGGCTATAGAACTGTGTATGCATCATGAATATGATCTGATTTTGATGGATCTGCAGATGCCTGTGATGGATGGATTTGCCAGTACACGTGAGATCAGGAAGTTTAATTTGCAGATACCGATCATAGCGCTTACGGCGTCTCCTATCGATGAAGTTGTTGGGCAGGTTTGGGGCAGCGGGATGAATGATTATGTTAGCAAGCCTTTTGTGCCGGAACAGCTTTACAATAAACTAAAGCAGTATCTTCCTGATCGTAGTCAGACTAAATAA